One region of Thunnus thynnus chromosome 14, fThuThy2.1, whole genome shotgun sequence genomic DNA includes:
- the myofl gene encoding myoferlin isoform X2, whose translation MVNQPTVLHSDEKQNELKFPLPGLRLFLSAEYGPLRVNLDIIKMLRVVVESASGIPKKKLGNPDPITTIIFKGEKKKTKAIDSELNPVWNEVLEFDLKGSTLDASSFIDVVVKDYETIGKHKFIGSAKISLRDLASGNVRSLPSKNVPLINEKQQAVGATIDLLIGYEPPASSTPNLNNQPDGDMSLMDAGGNEEREEGETEVDRGGQGGSPGAAISPNQPGKPSHKPIRLSRKRHRALANKPQDFQIRVRVIEGRQLPGNNVKPVVKVNVCGQTHRTRIRRGNNPFFDEMFFYNVNMLPSELFDESISLKVYDSFSLRADSLMGEFKLDVGYIYDEPGHAIMRKWLLLSDPDDSSSGARGYLKVSIFVVGTGDDPPTERREISEEQDDIESNLLVPAGVTMRWATLSLKVYRAEDMPQMDDAFVQTVKQVFGGDGDRKNLVDPYLEVSFAGKKVCTKIIEKNANPEWNQVINLQVKFPSMCERIKLTMYDWDRLTKDDAIGTTFLDLSKLSSSGGEIEDTRAENGNMLSELSTVPSEVGFLPAFGPCYVNLYGSPREFTGLPDPYEDLNFGKGEGVAYRGRVLVELSTQLDGKVDNTVEDISSDDILVTQKYQRRRKYSLCAVFHSACMLQEPGEPIQFEVSIGNYGNKLDSTCKPLASTTQYSFAVFDGNHYYYLPWADTKPVVILTSYWEDISYRLDFVNILLCITERLESHLTSLKTAIVAKVPETRLAEIWLKLINHMIEDLNSLQLPALEGQTNVTALDLQIKNLRAAALDSLRQTASRMKEEATDVKATVGDIEDWLDKIKQLAVEPQNSMPDVIIWMLRGEKRVAFARVPANQILYSTFSEQACGKHCGQTQTIFMQYPMDKNKGVRIPVQLRVNMWLGLSAHEKKFNSFSEGNFSVYAEMYENQAQVFGKWGTTGLVGRHKFSNVTGKVKLKQERFLPPRGWEWDDDWFVDPERCLLTEADAGHTEFTDEVFQNETRFPGGEWKPAAEPYTDVNGEKTQSPGAFECPSGWAWEDDWSFDSNRAVDEKGWEYGVTIPPDDKPKSWVAAEKMYHIHRRKRLIRPRKKISDKVAPVERREPGEGWEYSSLIGWKFHRKERTSDTFRRRRWRRKMVPSDCIGASAIFKLEGALGVDVDEKASKADTAKRFGANTPTVSCHFNRSYIYHLRVYVYQGRNLCAMDKDSFSDPYAHVSFLHLSKTTEVIRATLNPTWDQTLIFEDIEIYGDPQTIARNPPDVVLELYDSDQVGKDEPMGRCTCPPVVKLNPSVAVSPRLLWFPVTKKGRNAGEVLLAAELLLKDKVNEGDLPLVPPRRGENLYMVPQGIRPVVQLTAIEVLTWGLRNMKTYQLATVSSPSLIVECGGEIVQTAVIKNFKKNPNFPGSVLQLKVLLPKEEMYTPPIVLKVIDHRPFGRKPVVGQCTIDCLEEFRCDPYRINSEVCMSARVAMIAAAQGDVVIDIEGRPIVTTEARAEKEEEAVDWWSKFYASVGQQEKCGPYLKKGYDTLQVFNSELEEVEQFQGLTDFCSTFKLQRGKTEDEEDDPSVVGEFKGSFKIYPLPDDPGVPAPPRQFRELPESGPQECLVRLYVVRCIDLQPKDTNGMCDPYIKITLGRKTVDDRDNYKPNTLHPEFGRMFELSCFLPQDKDLKISVYDYDLLSRDEKVGETIIDLENRLLSRFRSCCGLPQTYCVSGINQWRDQLMPSQILQNMARVRGIPPPRIEGDGSSLSFSGKQYNLQDFEANTVIHSHLGPPRERLALHVLRNQGLVPEHVETRTLHSSHQPNLSQGRIQMWVDIFPKNFGMPGPPCVITPRKAKKYFLRAIVWNTTDVILDETSITGENMSDIYVKGWMPGMEEDKQKTDVHYRSLDGDGNFNWRFIFGFDYLPAEQLCVVSRKEHFWNLDKTEFRIPPKLIVQIWDNDKFSLDDYLGSVELDLLNLIPPAKTPEKCNLKMLPGMAGSVSSKKPQPNSLFSQKSVRGWWPCAIEQDGKHVLGGKVEMTLEIVEEKEMEERPAGKGRDEPNMNPRLEPPNRPDTSFFWFTNPCKTMKFIVWRRFKWIFIGVIILLLVLLFLGILLYSLPNYISMKIVKPFS comes from the exons GTTCATAGGCTCAGCAAAGATCTCTCTTAGAGACTTGGCCAGTGGTAACGTGAGGTCCCTCCCATCCAAGAATGTGCCCTTgattaatgaaaaacaacaggCCGTTGGG GCAACCATTGATTTGCTCATTGGGTATGAGCCACCTGCCAGCAGCACTCCAAACTTAAATAATCAACCTGATGGAGACATGTCTCTGATGGATGCTG GAGgcaatgaggagagggaggagggggagacagAAGTGGACAGAGGGGGTCAGGGTGGAAGTCCAGGAGCTGCCATCTCACCAAACCAGCCTGGGAAACCTAGCCACAAGCCAATCCGTCTCAGTCGTAAGAGGCATAGAGCTCTGGCCAATAAACCCCAGGACTTCCAG ATTCGTGTTCGAGTTATCGAGGGTCGACAACTGCCTGGCAACAACGTCAAACCAGTGGTGAAGGTGAATGTTTGTGGACAGACCCACAGGACTAGAATCAGAAGAGGAAATAACCCCTTCTTTGACGAG ATGTTTTTCTACAACGTTAACATGCTCCCCTCAGAGCTGTTTGATGAGAGCATTAGTCTTAAG GTTTATGACTCCTTCTCCCTCAGAGCTGACAGTCTAATGGGAGAGTTCAAG CTGGATGTTGGCTACATCTATGATGAACCTG GTCATGCCATAATGAGGAAGTGGCTCCTCCTGAGTGATCCTGATGACTCCAGCTCAGGGGCCCGAGGTTACCTTAAAGTCAGCATATTTGTTGTGGGGACTGGGGATGACCCACCG ACTGAAAGGAGAGAGATAAGTGAGGAGCAGGACGACATAGAGAGCAACCTTTTGGTGCCAGCTGGTGTCACAATGCGATGGGCCACACTCAGCCTCAAAGTCTACCGTGCAGAGGATATGCCACAAA TGGATGATGCCTTTGTTCAGACAGTGAAACAAGTCTTTGGAGGGGATGGAGATAGGAAAAACTTGGTGGATCCATATTTGGAAGTCAGCTTTGCTGGGAAAAAG gtgTGCACTAAAATCATTGAGAAGAATGCTAATCCAGAGTGGAATCAAGTCATCAACCTCCAAGTCAAG TTCCCTTCCATGTGTGAACGCATCAAGTTGACTATGTATGACTG GGATCGTCTAACCAAGGATGATGCCATAGGAACGACTTTTTTAGATCTGAGCAAACTGTCCTCCTCTGGGGGAGAGATTGAAG ACACACGGGCTGAAAATGGCAACATGCTATCTGAAT TGAGCACTGTACCGTCTGAGGTTGGTTTTCTCCCAGCGTTTGGGCCATGCTACGTCAACCTGTATGGCAGCCCAAGAGAATTTACTGGCCTCCCTGACCCATACGAGGATCTCAACTTTGGCAAG GGTGAAGGGGTCGCCTACAGGGGGAGGGTCCTTGTTGAGCTGTCGACTCAGCTGGATGGGAAGGTTGACAATACCGTAGAAGACATTTCCAGTGATGACATCCTGGTGACACAG AAATACCAGCGGAGGAGGAAGTACTCTCTCTGCGCTGTGTTCCACAGTGCATGCATGCTCCAAGAGCCAGGCGAGCCAATCCAGTTCGAGGTTAGCATTGGTAACTATGGTAACAAGCTGGACTCCACCTGCAAGCCCCTGGCGTCCACCACCCAGTACAGTTTTGCTGTGTTTGATG GTAATCACTACTATTACCTGCCCTGGGCTGACACGAAGCCTGTAGTTATTCTAACTTCATACTGGGAGGATATCAGCTACCGTCTGGACTTTGTCAACATTCTCCTCTGCATCACTGAGAGACTG GAGTCCCACCTCACCTCTTTAAAAACAGCCATCGTAGCCAAGGTGCCTGAGACACGTTTGGCAGAGATTTGGCTCAAACTTATCAACCACATGATTGAGGATCTTAACAG TTTACAGCTTCCAGCGCTGGAGGGCCAGACCAACGTGACTGCACTTGATCTCCAAATAAAAAACTTGCGTGCTGCTGCTCTGGATAGTCTCAGACAGACGGCCAGTCGCATGAAGGAAGAGGCCACAGATGTCAAAGCTACTGTTGGTGACATTGAAGACTGGTTGGACAAAATCAAACAGTTGGCAGTGGAG CCTCAGAACAGCATGCCAGATGTGATCATCTGGATGCTGAGAGGAGAGAAGCGTGTGGCTTTTGCCCGAGTCCCAGCAAACCAGATTCTGTACTCCACCTTCAGTGAACAAGCATGTGGCAAACACTGCGGACAGACTCAGACCATCTTCATGCAG TACCCAATGGACAAAAACAAAGGTGTGAGGATCCCTGTTCAGCTGCGGGTCAACATGTGGCTCGGTCTCTCTGCCCATGAGAAGAAGTTCAACAGCTTCTCAGAGGGAAACTTCAGTGTATATGCTGAAATG TACGAGAACCAGGCCCAGGTGTTTGGGAAGTGGGGAACCACTGGCCTGGTTGGGCGCCATAAGTTCTCCAATGTGACTGGAaaagtgaaactcaaacaaGAACGCTTTCTGCCACCGCGTGGATGGGAATGGGATGACGACTGGTTTGTGGACCCTGAGCGATG CCTGTTGACAGAAGCAGATGCGGGCCATACAGAGTTCACAGATGAAGTCTTTCAGAACGAAACACGTTTCCCTGGTGGGGAGTGGAAGCCTGCTGCAGAGCCCTACACAGACGTG AATGGAGAAAAGACTCAGAGCCCAGGGGCCTTTGAGTGTCCATCTGGATGGGCCTGGGAGGATGACTGGAGTTTTGACAGCAACAGAGCTGTAGATGAGAAAG GTTGGGAATATGGGGTTACCATTCCTCCGGATGATAAACCCAAATCCTGGGTTGCAGCAGAGAAGATGTACCATATCCATCGCAGGAAGAGGCTCATAAGACCGAGGAAGAAGATATCTGATAAAGTGGCTCCTGTTGAG AGGCGAGAACCAGGGGAAGGCTGGGAATACTCTTCCCTGATTGGCTGGAAGTTCCACAGGAAGGAACGCACCTCTGACACATTCCGCCGCCGCCGCTGGAGAAGAAAGATGGTTCCATCAGACTGCATCGGGGCCTCAGCCATCTTCAAACTGGAGGGGGCATTA GGGGTTGATGTGGACGAGAAAGCCAGTAAAGCAGATACGGCCAAGCGATTTGGTGCCAACACACCCACTGTTTCCTGCCACTTTAACC GGTCTTACATTTACCATCTGAGAGTGTACGTGTATCAGGGGAGGAATCTCTGTGCCATGGACAAAGACAGCTTCTCAG ATCCTTATGCCCACGTGTCCTTCCTGCATCTGAGTAAGACCACGGAAGTCATAAGGGCCACTCTGAACCCCACGTGGGATCAGACTCTAATCTTTGAGGACATTGAAATCTATGGAGACCCGCAAACCATTGCCCGCAACCCACCTGATGTAGTTTTGGAGCTGTATGACAGCGATCAAGTG GGTAAAGATGAGCCCATGGGTCGCTGTACATGCCCCCCAGTAGTGAAACTGAACCCCAGTGTGGCTGTCAGCCCAAGGCTGCTGTGGTTCCCAGTCACCAAAAAGGGACGCAATGCTGGAGAAGTACTGCTGGCTGCTGAGCTTCTACTGAAGGACAAG GTGAATGAGGGAGATCTGCCCCTGGTCCCTCCTCGGCGGGGGGAGAATCTCTACATGGTTCCCCAGGGAATCAGGCCTGTAGTGCAGCTCACTGCGATTGAG GTCTTGACTTGGGGCTTGAGGAACATGAAGACCTACCAATTGGCCACAGTTTCCTCTCCCAGTTTGATAGTGGAATGTGGTGGTGAGATTGTTCAAACCGCTGTCATCAAGAACTTCAAAAAGAACCCCAACTTTCCGGGATCTGTGCTGCAACTCAAAGTG CTTCTTCCCAAAGAGGAGATGTACACCCCTCCCATCGTCCTGAAGGTAATCGACCACCGACCTTTCGGTAGGAAACCTGTAGTAGGTCAGTGCACCATTGACTGCCTGGAGGAGTTCCGTTGTGACCCGTATCGCATTAACAGTGAAGTCTGCATGTCTGCTAGAG TGGCAATGATAGCAGCTGCACAGGGAGATGTTGTCATAGACATTGAGGGGAGACCAATCGTGACAACTGAG GCTCGAGCTGAAAAG GAAGAGGAGGCAGTAGACTGGTGGAGTAAGTTCTATGCCTCTGTTGGACAGCAGGAGAAGTGTGGGCCTTACCTGAAAAAGGGATATGACACATTACAG gtatttaacagtGAACTAGAAGAGGTTGAGCAATTCCAGGGTCTCACTGATTTCTGCAGCACTTTCAAACTCCAGCGAGGAAAGActgaagatgaggaagatgatCCCTCGGTGGTGGGAGAGTTCAAG GGCTCGTTCAAGATTTACCCACTGCCTGATGACCCAGGGGTGCCAGCTCCACCCCGCCAGTTCAGAGAGCTTCCTGAGAGCGGACCTCAGGAGTGTCTGGTCAGACTTTATGTGGTGCGCTGTATTGACCTGCAGCCTAAGGATACAAATGGCATG TGTGACCCATACATTAAGATTACGTTGGGAAGGAAAACAGTGGATGACAGAGATAACTACAAACCAAACACTCTCCATCCAGAGTTTGGGAG GATGTTTGAGCTGTCCTGCTTCCTGCCTCAAGACAAGGATCTGAAGATTTCTGTGTATGACTATGACTTACTGAGCAGAGATGAAAAAGTCGGTGAGACAATCATCGATTTGGAGAACAGACTTCTGTCCCGTTTCAGGTCCTGCTGCGGACTGCCGCAAACGTACTGCGT CTCAGGGATTAATCAATGGAGAGACCAGCTGATGCCCTCTCAAATCCTCCAGAATATGGCCAGGGTGAGAGGTATCCCTCCTCCACGCATAGAAGGAGACGGCAGCTCACTGTCTTTCTCAGGAAAACAATACAACTTGCAAGATTTTG AGGCAAACACTGTGATCCACTCACACTTGGGCCCACCCAGAGAGAGACTGGCTCTGCATGTCCTCAGAAACCAGGGCTTGGTACCAGAGCATGTTGAGACCAGAACCCTGCACAGCTCCCACCAACCCAACTTGTCCCAG GGACGAATTCAAATGTGGGTGGACATCTTCCCCAAGAATTTTGGTATGCCAGGGCCTCCATGTGTTATCACCCCACGCAAAGCCAAGAA GTACTTCTTGCGAGCCATTGTTTGGAACACAACTGATGTCATTTTGGACGAAACAAGCATCACTGGAGAAAACATGAGTGACATCTATGTCAAAGG GTGGATGCCAGGTATGGAGGAGGACAAGCAGAAAACTGATGTTCATTACAGGTCCCTGGACGGTGATGGAAATTTCAACTGGAGGTTCATCTTTGGGTTTGACTACTTGCCTGCAGAACAGCTGTGTGTTGTCTCAAGGAAA GAACACTTTTGGAATCTGGACAAAACTGAATTTCGGATTCCTCCCAAGTTGATCGTCCAGATATGGGACAATGACAAATTCTCGCTGGATGACTACTTAG GCTCAGTTGAGCTGGACCTTCTCAATCTGATCCCTCCTGCTAAGACCCCAGAAAAGTGCAACCTGAAGATGTTGCCAGGAATGGCAGGCTCAGTCTCCTCCAAGAAACCACAGCCCAACTCCCTCTTCTCCCAGAAGTCTGTACGAGGCTGGTGGCCATGTGCAATCGAGCAGGATGGGAAACACGTGCTTGGT GGGAAAGTAGAGATGACCCTGGAAAtagtggaggagaaggagatggAAGAGAGACCAGCTGGGAAAGGCAGAGATGAGCCCAACATGAATCCCAGACTGGAGCCACCAAA CCGTCCTGACACATCATTCTTCTGGTTTACAAACCCTTGCAAGACCATGAAGTTCATAGTTTGGCGCAGATTCAAATGGATTTTCATCGGGGTGATTATTCTTCTGCTGGTCCTCTTGTTCCTTGGGATCCTGCTCTACTCTCTACCT AACTACATCTCAATGAAGATTGTGAAGCCTTTCTCCTAA